TCCTGCATCGCGACCGCAGCGACGACCGCGCGCGCCGCATCGTCCTCGCGCGTCTCGGGGATACCGAATACGGCGATCACCGCGTCGCCGATGTACTTGTCGACCACGCCACCACGCCGGTGGATCTCGCGTGCGAGCGCCGCGAAATAGGAGCCGAGAACAGCGCGAAGCTCTTCGGGGTCGAGGCGTTCCCCTAGAGCGGTCGAGCCGGAAATGTCCGCCTTCAGGACGGTCACGACGGTGCCATCGACCGCGTCCGACGCGCGTTGGTATGAGGTCGGCTGGGCCCGAGTGCCCTCCCTCACGATGTCCGTCACTCTAAGTGCCGCCGCAACACAAGCCGCGCGGAAAAGAGCGCGGGCCAGTCCATTACCTGGAAAGAACAGCGAGCGTTCCGGGCGCGCCCGATATGGCGCCGCGACCGACGTGCCGCGCTACGGCGCGACGGCTACCGGCTTTGGGGCCTCCGCTTCGGCCTTTTCGATGACGAGCTTGCCGTCCACCGGGTTCACGCGGACGGTGTCGCCAGCGTGGAACTTGCCCTGGAGGAGCATCTCCGCGAGCGGGTCGGCGATCTCGTTCTGGATCTGGCGCGCAAGCGGGCGCGCGCCGAAGTTCGAGTCGTAGCCGATCGTGGCGATGTGGTCCTTCGCCTCGTCGGTGACCACGAGGGTGATCTCCTGCGACGCGAGCTGCTTGCGCACGCCCTGCAGCTCGAGCTCGACGATCTGGCGGACCTCGGGCTTGGTGAGCGGCGTGAACACCACGGTCGCGTCGATGCGGTTGAGGAACTCGGGCCGGAAGAAACGCTTCATCTCTTCCTGCACGCGCTCCTTCATGCGCTCGTACTGGGCGTTCATGTCGGCATCGTCGCCTTCGCCCTTGGTGCGGAAGCCGAGAGCGCTCTCGCTCTTGAGCATCTTCTGCGCGAGGTTGCTGGTCATGATGATGATCGTGTTACGGAAGTCCACCGTCCGGCCCTTCGCGTCCGAGAGACGGCCTTCGTCGAAGATCTGGAGCAGGATGTTGAAGACCTCGGGGTGCGCCTTCTCGATCTCGTCGAGCAGGATCACGCAGTAGGACTTGCGCCGCACGGTCTCGGTCAGCTGCCCGCCCTCTTCGTATCCGACGTAACCAGGTGGCGAGCCGACGAGCCGCGAGACGTTGTGTCGCTCCATGTAATCGGACATGTCGATCTTCACGACGTTCTCTTCGCTGCCGAACATGAACTCGGCGAGCTGCTTCGCTAGGTGCGTCTTGCCGGTACCCGTCGGCCCGACGAAGAAGAAGACGCCGATCGGGCGGCGCGGGTCCTTCAGTCCGGCACGGGCACGGCGCACGGCGCGGGACACCATGGTGACCGCGGGCGCCTGGCCGATGACCTTCGAGTGGAGGACCTCCTCCATGCGGAGCAGCTTCTGCGTCTCCTCCTCCGCGAGGCGGCGCACCGGGATGCCGGTCCACATCGAGACGACCTCGGCGATGTCCTCGTCAGTCACCTCGGGGCGCTTCTGGGACTGCGCGAGAAGCCAATCGGCCTTGGCCTGCTGCAGCTTGTCCTGCTGCGCGCGCTCCTTCTGACGGAGCGTCGAGGCGAGCTCGTACTGCTGCGCTTCCATCGCCTGGTCCTTGTCGGTGACGAGCTTGTCGAGCTCCTTCTGGGCGTCCTTCACGTCGGTCGGGAGCGTCGAGTAGCGAAGACGGACCCGACTTGCGGCCTCGTCCATGAGGTCGATGGCCTTGTCCGGGAGGAAGCGATCGGTGATGTAGCGGGCCGAGAGCTCCGCCGACGCTTTCACCGCTTCGTCTGTGATCGCGACCTTGTGGTGGTCCTCGTAGCGCGAGCGGATCCCCATGAGGATCGCGATGGTCTCCTCGATCGTCGGCTCCTCGACCATGACCGGCTGGAAGCGGCGCTCGAGCGCCGCGTCACGCTCGATGTACTTACGGAACTCGTCGAGCGTGGTCGCGCCGATGCACTGGAGCTCGCCACGCGCCAGCGATGGCTTGAGGATGTTCGCCGCGTCGACCGCGCCCTCGGCCGCCCCGGCGCCGACGAGCGTGTGCAGCTCGTCGATGAACAGGATGACGTCGTGCGCGTGACGCAGCTCCTCGATGATCTTCTTGAGTCGCTCCTCGAACTCGCCCCGGTACTTCGTTCCGGCGACAAGAGAGCCGATGTCAAGCGTGAGCACGCGCTTGCCCTGCAGCGTCTCGGGAACGTCACCCTTGACGATGCGGTGCGCGAGGCCCTCGGCGATCGCGGTCTTGCCGACGCCCGGTTCGCCGATGAGCGCGGGGTTGTTCTTCGTGCGGCGGCTGAGGATCTGGATGACTCGCTCGATCTCCTTCTCGCGGCCGATGACCGGATCGAGCTGCTGCGCC
This portion of the Candidatus Limnocylindria bacterium genome encodes:
- a CDS encoding ATP-dependent Clp protease ATP-binding subunit — its product is MGPFDRFNDRAKRVLALAQDEAIRFNHNYIGTEHLLLGLVREGEGVAARVLDSLGVELSKVRTAVEFIIGRGDSTTSPSEITLSPRTKKVIELAIDEARKLGHSHVGTEHLLLGLVREGEGIASGVLESLGVSLEKVRHQVIATLGQQHPATAETASAGGKAAGSKTPTLDQLGVNLTAMAKAQQLDPVIGREKEIERVIQILSRRTKNNPALIGEPGVGKTAIAEGLAHRIVKGDVPETLQGKRVLTLDIGSLVAGTKYRGEFEERLKKIIEELRHAHDVILFIDELHTLVGAGAAEGAVDAANILKPSLARGELQCIGATTLDEFRKYIERDAALERRFQPVMVEEPTIEETIAILMGIRSRYEDHHKVAITDEAVKASAELSARYITDRFLPDKAIDLMDEAASRVRLRYSTLPTDVKDAQKELDKLVTDKDQAMEAQQYELASTLRQKERAQQDKLQQAKADWLLAQSQKRPEVTDEDIAEVVSMWTGIPVRRLAEEETQKLLRMEEVLHSKVIGQAPAVTMVSRAVRRARAGLKDPRRPIGVFFFVGPTGTGKTHLAKQLAEFMFGSEENVVKIDMSDYMERHNVSRLVGSPPGYVGYEEGGQLTETVRRKSYCVILLDEIEKAHPEVFNILLQIFDEGRLSDAKGRTVDFRNTIIIMTSNLAQKMLKSESALGFRTKGEGDDADMNAQYERMKERVQEEMKRFFRPEFLNRIDATVVFTPLTKPEVRQIVELELQGVRKQLASQEITLVVTDEAKDHIATIGYDSNFGARPLARQIQNEIADPLAEMLLQGKFHAGDTVRVNPVDGKLVIEKAEAEAPKPVAVAP